A section of the Triticum dicoccoides isolate Atlit2015 ecotype Zavitan chromosome 7A, WEW_v2.0, whole genome shotgun sequence genome encodes:
- the LOC119329914 gene encoding probable calcium-binding protein CML29, producing MATPARRPSAQQQQPLTVDFEALSYISRLVEAFQAFDSDNDGLVTAPELRGLLASLGLDKSEAEARDMLARADADRDGRLCVEEFLDVMNAGELGLGALGALLQAAVPALESFAGPDGALGPDELARVLGLMGTASAEDCAEIIACMDGDGDGAVSVEEFKLMADLL from the coding sequence ATGGCGACGCCGGCCCGCCGGCCGTcggcgcagcagcagcagccgctgaCGGTGGACTTCGAGGCGCTGAGCTACATCAGCAGGCTCGTGGAGGCGTTCCAGGCGTTCGACTCCGACAACGACGGCCTGGTCACGGCCCCCGAGCTCCGGGGCCTCCTGGCCTCCCTGGGCCTGGACAAGTCGGAGGCGGAGGCGCGGGACATGCTGGCGCGCGCCGATGCCGACCGTGACGGCCGGCTCTGCGTGGAGGAGTTCCTGGACGTGATGAACGCAGGCGAGCTCGGGCTGGGCGCGCTCGGCGCGCTCCTGCAGGCCGCCGTCCCGGCGCTGGAGTCCTTCGCGGGGCCCGACGGCGCGCTGGGCCCCGACGAGCTCGCCAGGGTGCTGGGGCTCATGGGCACCGCCAGCGCCGAGGACTGCGCGGAGATCATCGCGTGCatggacggggacggcgacggcgccGTCAGCGTCGAGGAGTTCAAGCTCATGGCTGACCTGCTCTAG
- the LOC119329913 gene encoding uncharacterized protein LOC119329913 isoform X1 has protein sequence MVATPSLHSRRRRSLVWPLLTFVTTVGASWSDRGSPSQSLLFLPFMSNRSRGRGGPRARHARASDRRRRRWTRRCGTRSLLLYPAPSPNPFAEVLEKAFEVSMLADDAGPLPPPDALAVAAMSLSTLSCEVVRVQISRGRRRRCRQGMGATSIIQRIPLLDHIQLWALLFDIHGDADDDLGKGQTKKLNLKKGREELQLRVAGWFRGRAGRARHRVPG, from the exons ATGGTGGCCACACCCTCACTCCACAGTCGGCGCCGGCGCTCCCTGGTCTGGCCGCTACTCACCTTCGTCACCACCGTCGGTGCTTCCTGGTCAGACCGCGGCTCCCCTTCGCAGTCGCTGCTCTTCCTCCCCTTCATGTCGAATCGCTCGCGGGGCCGAGGAGGCCCTCGAGCTCGGCATGCTCGCGCCAGCGATAGGCGCCGCCGGAGGTGGACGCGGAGGTGTGGCACTCGCTCGCTCCTGCTCTACCCTGCACCTTCTCCGAATCCGTTCGCCGAAGTGCTCGAGAAGGCGTTCGAGGTCAGCATGCTAGCCGACGACGCCGGGCCCCTCCCTCCTCCGGATgccctcgccgtcgccgccatgaGCCTCTCCACCCTCTCTTGTGAGGTCGTCCGGGTCCAG ATTTCCCGAGGGAGGAGAAGGAGGTGCCGACAGGGGATGGGAGCAACAAGTATAATTCAAAGA ATCCCCTTATTGGACCACATTCAGTTGTGGGCCCTGCTGTTTGACATCCatggtgatgctgatgatgatCTTGGCAAGG GTCAAACGAAGAAGTTGAACCTAAAGAAGGGCAGGGAAGAATTACAGCTTCGTGTGGCCGGCTGGTTCAGGGGACGTGCAGGGCGGGCGCGGCACCGGGTGCCGGGGTAG
- the LOC119329913 gene encoding uncharacterized protein LOC119329913 isoform X2 — translation MVATPSLHSRRRRSLVWPLLTFVTTVGASWSDRGSPSQSLLFLPFMSNRSRGRGGPRARHARASDRRRRRWTRRCGTRSLLLYPAPSPNPFAEVLEKAFEVSMLADDAGPLPPPDALAVAAMSLSTLSCEVVRVQISRGRRRRCRQGMGATSIIQRIPLLDHIQLWALLFDIHGDADDDLGKDFMYLPGVLVCP, via the exons ATGGTGGCCACACCCTCACTCCACAGTCGGCGCCGGCGCTCCCTGGTCTGGCCGCTACTCACCTTCGTCACCACCGTCGGTGCTTCCTGGTCAGACCGCGGCTCCCCTTCGCAGTCGCTGCTCTTCCTCCCCTTCATGTCGAATCGCTCGCGGGGCCGAGGAGGCCCTCGAGCTCGGCATGCTCGCGCCAGCGATAGGCGCCGCCGGAGGTGGACGCGGAGGTGTGGCACTCGCTCGCTCCTGCTCTACCCTGCACCTTCTCCGAATCCGTTCGCCGAAGTGCTCGAGAAGGCGTTCGAGGTCAGCATGCTAGCCGACGACGCCGGGCCCCTCCCTCCTCCGGATgccctcgccgtcgccgccatgaGCCTCTCCACCCTCTCTTGTGAGGTCGTCCGGGTCCAG ATTTCCCGAGGGAGGAGAAGGAGGTGCCGACAGGGGATGGGAGCAACAAGTATAATTCAAAGA ATCCCCTTATTGGACCACATTCAGTTGTGGGCCCTGCTGTTTGACATCCatggtgatgctgatgatgatCTTGGCAAGG ATTTTATGTATTTGCCTGGGGTCTTGGTATGTCCTTGA